A region of the Pseudomonadota bacterium genome:
AATCATATTCCGGAAAAAGTCCCTCCACATTATCCACCGATACCCCCAACATATTGTATTTACTGGTTAATTATACCATATACGGCACACTTAATCCACGGAATAGTTACGGATGAGGGGATTATTTCACAGGTTCTACCCGGCTTCGGACAAATCAGGCCGGCCCAGACACGGCACTGGCCGCAGGCTTAACCTCCAGCCGGGAACCCGCATGAACTTTTGCGGGTGGCCACCAAGGCATGCTTGAAGTCGCGACTCGCAAAAAGTTCTTCCGGCCATAACGCAATTCATTGTATCCTTATCTATCATGCCATATCGATATTCACTGTTCCGTCGAAGAGTTCATTTTTATCTTTAAGATGGTAGAACACAAGAATATATTTGAATTTTCCGTATTGCAGGGTTAGAATTTCAACAAAAAACACAGAGGGGCAATATGGCGACGAAGAAGAATAGTACCGTACAGGAAACAAACCCGGAGTTTCTCTATGTTCCCATAGGGAATATCGTTGTGTTGGAACAGGTCAGATCGAATGTCAACATTGAATCAGATTCATTCAAAGCTCTTGTACAATCCATTAAAGACAAAGGCATCTTAGAGCCTCTCCTTGTAACAAGAGGAGATGGCGACTCATACACGCTTATCTGCGGGGAGAGGCGTCTTGAAGCAGCCCGGCAGCTCGAACTTGAATTAGTACCGGTGCGGATCATAGAAGCAGGTAAGGAATCAGGTGAGACCATAGCCCTTCAACTCACAGAGAACCTCCAGCGAGAAGATTTAAACCCTATGGATCAGGCAAAGGGGATATTGGCATATATACAGGCAAGACATCCTGATAAGGGGTATGATGTGGATGGGGTAATGAGTGAGTTGGTGAGCTACGACCTTAAGCCTGACTCCGTATCGCCTGAAATGACAGACACGGTGTCTGTCATTTCTCAAATAGTAGGAAAGTCAATACGGACGCTGTCTCGCACGATTTCACTTTTAAAACTTTCCCCTGAGATTCAGGCAGCGATTTCGGAGGGGACACTCCAAGTTTCCCAGGGATATCTCTTCGCAGCCAACCTCGAATGTCCCGACCGTGCGAAGATATTCACCGACATCATGAAGACACCAGTGACCAACCCCGTCCTGAACAATCTGCTCACAGCATACAAAAAAGTCAAACCAGTCCCGGGTGTTGCAAAGCCACTACCCATGAAGAAGCAGATTGCCGGCTTACGATCCTTTGAATCACGCATTGAGATGGGCTTCGCAACATACACGAGAACTGACCTTGTGACACTTCTTGATGAGCTGCATGTTTTCTGTGCTTTAGTGGAACTGCGGATACCGATTGCCCCGGAACCTCCGCCGGAGAAGAAAAAGCCACCACAGGTGTGAAAAGGGCCGTGATTCGTGAATCGTGATTAGTCAAACCAATTACGAATTACGAGTTTTAAATGGAGCGGAGAGCGGGTAGACGCAGACTTCAGCCTGCGTGGAAGGGGAGAGCAAAACCGCGAATCGATATAAGGCACCCCAAAATAAAGGAAGCTCTGTTTTATTGCTGTTGAGCACTCCTTCCTGAAGTCGATAGTTTGCCATTTTCTTTTAATGTTAAATCTTTCAGACGGTAATAAATTAGATTTTCACTTGCATACTATCAAAGATTTAGAGAAAATAGAAAAGGAACATGGATAACTCAAAAGAACACAAGTGGAAATTATTTGAAAAGCTTGTAACAGCTATTCATGTTGCTGAAGGTCGGGGCGCAGAAGTTTTCTGGGATAAGAAAATAAATGGTCGCCAATTTGATGTTGTCATAAAATTTAAGCATGGCTTTTATGAATATCTCACGGTTATAGAATGTAAAAATTATGCCAACCCAATATCGGTAGAAAAAGTAGAGGCATTTGTCACAAAAAGCCAAGATGCAAATGCCGATAAAGCAATAGTTGTTTCTTCGTCAGGCTTTCAAGAAGGCTGTTTTAATGTTGCCAAAATACACAATGTTGAACTCTACACATTAAACGAGATAAGCAAAATTCCTGATAAGCTCCTAAGCTCTCAGCTAACCCCGGCCTTAAATATTTATGATGTTGAGCTTACGCTAAGTAAGGGGAAAAAAGTAAAACTTCCTAAAGAAAGCAACAAATTCACATATTTTATATACAACTCTGTTATTTACCAAGGAGAAAAGACTTGTTCTATACAAGCACTCATTGAAAAAGAATTAAGAAAAAATGTTGCCATACCGAAACAAGTAGAGCAGATCTTGCATATAGCTGTTGATTTGCCGTGTAGGGTCAGTATCCCTACTATTATAGACAATGCTCAACTATCTAAGATTACATTAAAATACAAGTTGATTATAGGACGCCCTCTGAAAAGCAATCAGAACCTTGATTTACATGTCGCACGTAAATTATTTACCAATTATGAATATAAAGATGTTCTCAAAGGAACAAAGATAGAGGTAGAGGGAAGTAAACTCAGAATTGGAATTGATACGACTCTGCAACCGGGGAAATTTTATATTAATAATTTGGGGTTTTATTACTATTGTGACTCACTTGATGGTACAATAGCGACCGTTTATTTGGTAGAGTCTTATCAGCATGGGCGCTTATTACAAACCGGCAGGTTTCAGATAGAAACAAAACATGCAGATCATTACTTAGAGGTCACCGAAAAGCATGATATAAAGAGATTGAAAAATAGACTAAATAAACTTAAAAATGCAGAAAAAAGTAACTCTGAAAGGAAATCTACATAGTTAATCTATGATAGGAGCAGACAAGACTTTTATGTTCTAAGGAGACATCCTTTAAAAAACAAGAAACAGCTTGACGTTCCTTTCGAACACGTTAGAAGCAGAGATATTCTTAAGGAAAGAAATAACTTTGGGAAGTAATAGCCCTCTCTTTCTCTCGGTAATCCTTGTTTTTAGGAAACCGCGAAGCCCACGCTTTGTAGGTGCAGTTATTACGTATAGTAATTTGAAATATTTACTTTTTATTACATTGAGGACCTGCCGGAGGATGTTGTTGACACGGTGTCAACAACATCATAAATCTCTGTAAAGTCAACACTGCCGCCGGAAATACCATTCTTTGAGATTGCCACACTTCCTGGAGGTCGCTCGCGATGACAGGTAAAGGGGAGACCGGAGGACCTATCCAAAGGAAGTGACGGACACGGTGTCCGTCATCGCTAAAATCTCTGGAAAGTCAATACGGACAATGTTTAACGTGGTTTAACTTTTGATAAATTCTGACGAGATTCAGATGGCAATCCGAAATGAAGGCAGTGGATAGTAAATAGTGGATAGTAAAAGATGAAAGGGGAAAGCTGATAGTTGATGATTTGTTGCCCAAATATACATATAACCAATAATATAGAATATGAGCAGGGAGCGAAACTGTGTTCCTGCGGATATCATATTTGGGCAACAGGCTGTTATCTTCTAACCTTTACCCCTTCAGCCATCAATTCTTAATGGGTTACTGAGCGGAAAATGAAATAGCTGTTGATTACCACATTTCCTTATGATAAAAAATTCTATATACCCAAAAAAACAAGGCGAGAGTCTGATTGACCATTAATGAAGCAAATCCATTGAGAAGAACTGGTGACACAAAAAGAAACACTATAGTTTGTATTGTCTGCACTGTTATCATATTATTCATTATCCCGGATATGGCGTATGCCTTCAAACAGACAGACCTGGATAAACTCCTGGCAACAAAACAGTGCCAATGGTGCGACCTGCGAAACGCTGACCTCTCTGATGCGCAGCTCTCCGGTGCGCAAATCGCCAATGCCAACCTGTCAGGCGCAAACCTATCCGGCGCCGACCTGTCAGATGCCAACCTTTCCGGTGCTGTGATGTCCGGCGCTAACCTCCACAATGCTAATCTGTCCGGCGCATACTTGCGCGGCGCCAAACTGCACAACGCCGACCTGTCAGGCGCCGACCTGTCAAAAGCAAGGTTGAACAACGCCAACCTGTCAG
Encoded here:
- a CDS encoding ParB/RepB/Spo0J family partition protein — encoded protein: MATKKNSTVQETNPEFLYVPIGNIVVLEQVRSNVNIESDSFKALVQSIKDKGILEPLLVTRGDGDSYTLICGERRLEAARQLELELVPVRIIEAGKESGETIALQLTENLQREDLNPMDQAKGILAYIQARHPDKGYDVDGVMSELVSYDLKPDSVSPEMTDTVSVISQIVGKSIRTLSRTISLLKLSPEIQAAISEGTLQVSQGYLFAANLECPDRAKIFTDIMKTPVTNPVLNNLLTAYKKVKPVPGVAKPLPMKKQIAGLRSFESRIEMGFATYTRTDLVTLLDELHVFCALVELRIPIAPEPPPEKKKPPQV
- a CDS encoding restriction endonuclease, coding for MDNSKEHKWKLFEKLVTAIHVAEGRGAEVFWDKKINGRQFDVVIKFKHGFYEYLTVIECKNYANPISVEKVEAFVTKSQDANADKAIVVSSSGFQEGCFNVAKIHNVELYTLNEISKIPDKLLSSQLTPALNIYDVELTLSKGKKVKLPKESNKFTYFIYNSVIYQGEKTCSIQALIEKELRKNVAIPKQVEQILHIAVDLPCRVSIPTIIDNAQLSKITLKYKLIIGRPLKSNQNLDLHVARKLFTNYEYKDVLKGTKIEVEGSKLRIGIDTTLQPGKFYINNLGFYYYCDSLDGTIATVYLVESYQHGRLLQTGRFQIETKHADHYLEVTEKHDIKRLKNRLNKLKNAEKSNSERKST
- a CDS encoding pentapeptide repeat-containing protein, encoding MTINEANPLRRTGDTKRNTIVCIVCTVIILFIIPDMAYAFKQTDLDKLLATKQCQWCDLRNADLSDAQLSGAQIANANLSGANLSGADLSDANLSGAVMSGANLHNANLSGAYLRGAKLHNADLSGADLSKARLNNANLSDADLSDANFSGANLSGTTWEDGKKCDDDSIGQCTRAISPANRGSLGGGIPF